From a region of the Xanthomonas rydalmerensis genome:
- a CDS encoding efflux transporter outer membrane subunit: MTLSPSLSRLRPFAVAALTLALAACASSRGLEPQGRRLDADRQLHIGKTLAADALAPAPWPQQDWWKALGDPQLDALIAEALQGTPSLDAADARLRLAQAQAGAADADRGAKLSLSAGYTGLQLPKGLAGDEIGGKYLHNEQALLDFSYGFDLWGGKRAAWEAAVDQAHAAEVDAQAARLDLSAGVARAYAQLGYAWHLYDLAGAELARSENSLKLVRQRRDAGIDNNLQLRQAEARVPAARQQQAAAQQQIDEARTALAALLGRGPDRGLQIERPRLLDPQAARVPSVLPSDLLGRRPDVVAARWRVEAASQGIHAAKAQFYPSINLTLLGGVAATNPGDLFKSSSVLGLLSPGVSLPLFDSGRLRSQLAERDAQYDLAVANYNQTLVAALREVADQVNAARSLAEQVQQQTQALETAQAAFDLSQQRYRAGIGNYLDVLSAQQQLLDAQQRLASLQSNQILVSVRLNQALGGGYDATSAADAPSSSSSAPSHS, from the coding sequence ATGACTCTGTCTCCTTCTCTCTCCCGCCTGCGCCCGTTCGCGGTCGCGGCCCTCACCCTGGCACTGGCCGCCTGCGCCAGCAGCCGCGGCCTGGAACCGCAGGGGCGCCGGCTCGATGCCGATCGCCAACTGCACATCGGCAAGACCCTGGCCGCCGACGCCCTGGCGCCGGCGCCGTGGCCGCAGCAGGACTGGTGGAAGGCGCTGGGCGACCCGCAGCTCGACGCCCTGATCGCCGAGGCCCTGCAGGGCACGCCCAGCCTGGACGCGGCCGATGCGCGGCTGCGCCTGGCGCAGGCGCAGGCCGGCGCCGCCGATGCCGACCGCGGTGCCAAGCTGTCGCTGTCGGCCGGCTACACCGGCCTGCAACTGCCCAAGGGCCTGGCCGGCGACGAGATCGGCGGCAAGTACCTCCACAACGAACAGGCGCTGCTGGATTTCAGCTATGGCTTCGACCTGTGGGGCGGCAAGCGCGCGGCCTGGGAAGCGGCGGTGGACCAGGCGCATGCGGCCGAGGTCGACGCGCAGGCCGCGCGCCTGGACCTGTCGGCCGGCGTCGCCCGCGCCTACGCACAGCTGGGGTATGCCTGGCATCTGTACGACCTGGCCGGCGCCGAACTGGCGCGCTCGGAGAACAGCCTGAAGCTGGTGCGGCAGCGCCGCGATGCCGGTATCGACAACAACCTGCAACTGCGCCAGGCCGAAGCGCGGGTGCCGGCGGCGCGGCAGCAGCAGGCGGCGGCGCAGCAGCAGATCGACGAAGCGCGCACCGCGCTGGCCGCCTTGCTCGGCCGCGGCCCGGACCGCGGGCTGCAGATCGAGCGGCCGCGCCTGCTCGATCCGCAGGCCGCGCGGGTGCCCTCGGTGCTGCCCAGCGACCTGCTCGGCCGCCGGCCCGACGTGGTCGCCGCGCGCTGGCGGGTGGAAGCCGCCTCGCAGGGCATCCATGCAGCCAAGGCGCAGTTCTATCCCAGCATCAATCTGACCCTGCTGGGCGGCGTCGCCGCCACCAACCCGGGCGACCTGTTCAAGAGTTCGTCGGTGCTGGGCCTGCTCAGCCCGGGCGTGAGCCTGCCGCTGTTCGACAGCGGGCGGCTGCGCAGCCAGTTGGCCGAGCGCGATGCGCAGTACGACCTGGCGGTGGCCAACTACAACCAGACGTTGGTGGCGGCGTTGCGCGAGGTGGCCGATCAGGTCAACGCGGCGCGTTCGCTGGCCGAGCAGGTGCAGCAGCAGACGCAGGCGCTGGAGACCGCGCAGGCCGCCTTCGACCTGTCGCAGCAGCGCTACCGCGCCGGCATCGGCAACTACCTGGACGTGCTCAGCGCGCAGCAGCAGTTGCTGGACGCGCAGCAGCGCCTGGCCTCGCTGCAATCCAACCAGATCCTGGTCTCGGTGCGCCTGAATCAGGCGCTGGGCGGCGGCTACGACGCCACCTCCGCCGCCGACGCGCCGAGCTCTTCTTCTTCCGCACCTTCGCATTCCTGA
- a CDS encoding efflux RND transporter periplasmic adaptor subunit, producing MNQTTTPASPAPATSRRGKLLRGLAVVVVLVLIALAIWYFLVGRWHEDTDDAYVQGNLVQITPMVAGTVVRIDADDGMRVERGQPLVKLDPADTEVALQQAEANLARTVRQVRGLYRSVEGAQAELSAQQVTLQRARADVARRASLVATGAISAEELAHARDQLAAAEAAVSGSRESLARNRALIDENGVADQPDVQGAAAQVRQAFLNNARSAIVAPVSGYVARRSVQVGQRVQPGTALMAVVPLNQVWVDANFKETQLKHMRLGQPVELESDLYGGAVSYRGTVQSLGIGTGSAFSLLPAQNASGNWIKIVQRVPVRIAIDAKQLEQHPLRIGLSMKVNVNLHDQNGSVLPSKPASGVLLDTDVYAQQLQQADAAVKQIIHANLPDAAKAN from the coding sequence ATGAATCAGACAACGACCCCCGCTTCCCCCGCTCCCGCCACCAGCCGGCGCGGCAAGCTGCTGCGCGGCCTGGCCGTGGTAGTGGTGCTGGTGCTGATCGCGCTGGCGATCTGGTACTTCCTGGTCGGCCGCTGGCACGAGGACACCGACGACGCCTACGTGCAGGGCAACCTGGTGCAGATCACCCCGATGGTGGCCGGCACCGTGGTGCGCATCGACGCCGACGACGGCATGCGCGTGGAGCGCGGCCAGCCGCTGGTCAAGCTCGACCCGGCCGACACCGAGGTCGCGCTGCAGCAGGCCGAGGCCAATCTGGCGCGCACCGTGCGCCAGGTGCGCGGTCTGTACCGCTCGGTCGAGGGCGCCCAGGCCGAACTGTCCGCGCAGCAGGTGACCCTGCAGCGTGCCCGCGCCGACGTGGCTCGCCGCGCCAGCCTGGTCGCCACCGGTGCGATCTCCGCCGAAGAGCTGGCGCATGCCCGCGATCAGCTGGCCGCTGCCGAGGCCGCGGTCAGCGGGTCGCGCGAGAGCCTGGCGCGCAACCGCGCGCTGATCGACGAAAACGGCGTGGCCGACCAGCCCGACGTGCAGGGTGCCGCCGCGCAGGTGCGCCAGGCCTTCCTCAACAACGCCCGCAGCGCCATCGTCGCGCCGGTGTCCGGCTATGTGGCGCGGCGCTCGGTGCAGGTCGGCCAGCGCGTGCAGCCCGGCACCGCGCTGATGGCGGTGGTGCCGCTGAACCAGGTGTGGGTGGACGCCAACTTCAAGGAAACCCAGCTCAAGCACATGCGCCTGGGCCAGCCGGTGGAGCTGGAGTCGGATCTGTATGGCGGCGCGGTGAGCTACCGCGGCACCGTGCAGAGCCTGGGCATCGGCACCGGCAGCGCGTTCTCGCTGCTGCCGGCGCAGAACGCCAGCGGCAACTGGATCAAGATCGTGCAGCGCGTGCCGGTGCGCATCGCCATCGACGCCAAGCAGTTGGAGCAGCACCCGCTGCGCATCGGCCTGTCGATGAAGGTCAACGTCAACCTGCATGATCAGAACGGCTCGGTGCTGCCGAGCAAGCCGGCCAGCGGCGTGCTGCTGGATACCGACGTCTATGCCCAGCAACTGCAGCAGGCCGATGCGGCCGTGAAGCAGATCATCCACGCCAACCTGCCCGACGCCGCCAAGGCGAACTGA
- a CDS encoding DHA2 family efflux MFS transporter permease subunit — translation MSNQAAAPAAPGVPGAPAAAFRPPSVALCTVGLAMASFMQVLDTTIANVSLPTIAGNLGASSQQATWVITSFAVSNAIALPLTGFLSRRFGETKLFVWATLAFTAASLLCGLAQSMGMLVVSRALQGFVCGPMYPITQSLLVSIYPREKRGQALALLAMITVVAPIAGPILGGWITDNYSWEWIFLINVPLGIIAATVVGSQLRDRPEPTERPRMDYVGLITLIIGVGCLQVVLDLGNDEDWFNSTKIIVLAAISAVALAVFLIWELTDKDPIVDLRLFRHRNFRAGTMALIVAYAAFFSVSLLIPQWLQRDMGYTAIWAGLATAPIGILPVIMTPFVGKYASRFDLRMLASIAFIFMAATSFMRSDFNLQVDFPHVAGVQLLMGVGVALFFMPVLQILLSDLDGREIAAGSGLATFLRTLGGSFAASLTTYLWAKRTQLHHAHLTEHISTYTPGMQEQVQMMGNGSLQSGAAFLNNTINHQASQMGFNDIFYLLGWTFLGIIFFLWLAKPPFGGGGGAAAAGGH, via the coding sequence ATGTCCAACCAAGCAGCCGCTCCCGCCGCGCCCGGGGTTCCGGGCGCACCGGCCGCCGCGTTTCGTCCGCCCAGTGTGGCGTTGTGCACGGTGGGCCTGGCGATGGCCTCGTTCATGCAGGTGCTCGACACCACCATCGCCAACGTCTCGCTGCCCACCATCGCCGGCAACCTCGGCGCCAGTTCGCAGCAGGCGACCTGGGTCATCACCTCGTTCGCGGTCAGCAACGCCATCGCGCTGCCGCTGACCGGCTTCCTCAGCCGCCGCTTCGGCGAGACCAAGCTGTTCGTGTGGGCCACGCTGGCCTTCACCGCGGCCTCGCTGCTGTGCGGCCTGGCCCAGAGCATGGGCATGCTGGTGGTGTCGCGCGCGCTGCAGGGCTTCGTCTGCGGCCCGATGTACCCGATCACCCAGAGCCTGCTGGTGTCGATCTACCCGCGCGAGAAACGCGGCCAGGCGCTGGCCTTGCTGGCGATGATCACCGTGGTCGCGCCCATCGCCGGGCCGATCCTCGGCGGCTGGATCACCGACAACTACAGCTGGGAATGGATCTTCCTGATCAACGTACCGCTGGGCATCATCGCCGCGACCGTGGTCGGCTCGCAGTTGCGCGATCGCCCCGAGCCGACCGAACGCCCGCGCATGGACTACGTCGGCCTGATCACCCTGATCATCGGCGTCGGCTGCCTGCAGGTGGTGCTGGACTTGGGCAACGACGAAGACTGGTTCAATTCGACCAAGATCATCGTGCTGGCCGCGATCTCGGCGGTGGCGCTGGCGGTGTTCCTGATCTGGGAACTGACCGACAAGGATCCGATCGTCGACCTGCGCCTGTTCCGCCACCGCAACTTCCGCGCCGGCACCATGGCGCTGATCGTGGCCTACGCCGCGTTCTTCAGCGTGTCGCTGCTGATCCCGCAGTGGCTGCAGCGCGACATGGGCTATACCGCGATCTGGGCCGGCCTGGCCACCGCGCCGATCGGCATCCTGCCGGTGATCATGACCCCGTTCGTCGGCAAGTACGCCTCGCGCTTCGACCTGCGGATGCTGGCCAGCATCGCCTTCATCTTCATGGCCGCCACCAGCTTCATGCGCTCGGACTTCAACCTGCAGGTGGATTTCCCGCACGTGGCCGGGGTGCAGTTGCTGATGGGCGTGGGCGTGGCGCTGTTCTTCATGCCGGTGCTGCAGATCCTGCTGTCGGACCTGGACGGGCGCGAGATCGCCGCCGGTTCCGGCCTGGCCACGTTCCTGCGTACGTTGGGCGGCAGCTTCGCCGCCTCGCTGACCACCTACCTGTGGGCCAAGCGCACGCAGCTGCACCATGCGCACCTGACCGAGCACATCTCCACCTACACGCCGGGCATGCAGGAACAGGTGCAGATGATGGGCAACGGCAGCCTGCAGAGCGGCGCGGCCTTTCTCAACAACACCATCAACCACCAGGCCTCGCAGATGGGCTTCAACGACATCTTCTACCTGCTGGGCTGGACCTTCCTCGGGATCATCTTCTTCCTGTGGCTGGCCAAGCCGCCGTTCGGCGGCGGCGGTGGCGCGGCGGCGGCCGGCGGCCACTGA
- a CDS encoding GDSL-type esterase/lipase family protein, with the protein MQRFLRALGARFAVSLPRAAVLSLLCLAAHPGSVQAAPPPVPSSVPVTPADRLQEAWWAERHQQVLAQVRAHPDAPLLLIGDSITQNYEKAQAPDQDFQSTWQTFYGSRGALNLGFSGDATEHVLWRLQHGEVDGLRPKVAVLLIGTNNTGRDGHSAADTVRGIDAVVATLEQRLPRTRILLLGLLPSALSAQKSARDAEVNRALAVRYGDHPRVAYLDIGTVFQRADGTLEQGLFYDPRQRPGSGALHPDTRGQRRMAEAIEPTLARLLDEAPRVPLDAMTDVDTARIPVPWLEQDSYDWYGRHHAALDAARPLRPQVVMLGDSITHFWAGAPQAIRVNGPQAWQRTFGDARVLNLGFGWDRTQNVLWRLRQGEVDGLAPRWVVINLGTNNLAGTEHARTNTPQETADGVAAVVADIRRRLPRSRIVLMGIFPRGFAADAPQRAPILETNRLLAARFGRDPQVRWLDIGARFLQPDGTLPAALMPDGTHPSEAGYAIWGEALRKLGVGG; encoded by the coding sequence ATGCAGCGCTTTCTCCGCGCCCTCGGCGCCCGCTTCGCCGTATCGCTCCCGCGTGCGGCCGTCCTCTCGCTGCTCTGTCTCGCTGCGCACCCGGGCAGCGTCCAGGCCGCGCCGCCGCCCGTGCCCTCGTCGGTTCCGGTGACCCCGGCCGATCGCCTGCAGGAAGCCTGGTGGGCCGAGCGCCACCAGCAGGTGCTGGCGCAGGTGCGCGCGCATCCGGATGCACCGCTGCTGCTGATCGGCGATTCGATCACCCAGAACTACGAGAAGGCGCAGGCGCCGGACCAGGACTTCCAGTCGACCTGGCAGACCTTCTACGGCAGCCGTGGCGCACTCAACCTCGGCTTCAGCGGCGACGCCACCGAACACGTGCTGTGGCGACTGCAGCACGGCGAAGTCGACGGCCTGCGGCCCAAGGTCGCGGTTCTGCTGATCGGCACCAACAACACCGGCCGCGACGGGCACAGCGCCGCGGACACGGTGCGCGGCATCGATGCGGTGGTGGCCACGCTGGAGCAGCGCCTGCCACGCACGCGCATCCTGTTGCTGGGCCTGCTGCCCAGCGCGCTGTCGGCGCAGAAGAGCGCGCGCGATGCCGAGGTCAACCGCGCGCTGGCGGTGCGCTACGGCGACCATCCGCGCGTGGCCTATCTGGACATCGGCACGGTGTTCCAGCGCGCCGACGGCACGCTGGAGCAGGGCCTGTTCTACGATCCGCGGCAGCGTCCGGGGAGCGGTGCGCTGCACCCGGACACGCGCGGGCAGCGGCGCATGGCCGAAGCCATCGAGCCGACCCTGGCACGGCTGCTCGACGAAGCGCCGCGGGTGCCGCTGGACGCGATGACCGACGTCGATACCGCGCGCATCCCGGTGCCCTGGCTGGAGCAGGATTCCTACGACTGGTACGGCCGCCACCATGCCGCGCTGGACGCGGCGCGACCGCTGCGGCCGCAGGTGGTGATGCTCGGCGATTCGATCACCCATTTCTGGGCTGGCGCGCCGCAGGCGATCCGGGTGAACGGGCCGCAGGCCTGGCAGCGCACCTTCGGCGATGCGCGGGTGCTGAATCTGGGCTTCGGCTGGGACCGCACCCAGAACGTGCTGTGGCGGCTGCGCCAGGGTGAGGTCGACGGTCTGGCGCCGCGCTGGGTGGTGATCAACCTCGGCACCAACAATCTCGCCGGCACCGAACATGCGCGCACCAATACGCCGCAGGAGACCGCCGACGGCGTGGCGGCGGTGGTCGCCGACATCCGGCGGCGCCTGCCGCGCAGCCGGATCGTGCTGATGGGGATCTTCCCGCGCGGCTTCGCCGCCGATGCGCCGCAGCGTGCGCCGATCCTGGAGACCAACCGCCTGCTGGCCGCGCGCTTTGGTCGCGACCCGCAGGTGCGCTGGCTCGACATCGGCGCGCGCTTCCTGCAGCCGGACGGCACGCTGCCGGCGGCGCTGATGCCTGACGGCACCCATCCCAGCGAAGCGGGCTACGCGATCTGGGGCGAGGCGCTGCGCAAGCTCGGCGTCGGTGGCTGA
- a CDS encoding helix-turn-helix domain-containing protein, translating to MNSFGDRLREARKAAGLTQEQLGFALDVTKSSVSAWENDRETPSFRLLPTLRNVLNRSLDELVCGVGPGKRVQDLPSDYPLLAQDAQERALLARYRNAPPGHREAVLQLLKPNSG from the coding sequence ATGAATAGCTTCGGCGACCGTTTGCGCGAAGCCAGAAAAGCCGCTGGGCTCACCCAGGAACAGTTGGGCTTCGCGCTGGACGTGACCAAGTCGTCGGTGTCGGCCTGGGAGAACGACCGCGAAACGCCGAGCTTTCGCCTGCTGCCGACGCTGCGCAACGTGTTGAATCGCTCGCTCGACGAACTGGTGTGCGGCGTGGGCCCGGGCAAGCGCGTGCAGGACCTGCCCTCCGACTATCCCTTGCTGGCCCAGGATGCGCAGGAGCGTGCGCTATTGGCACGCTATCGCAACGCGCCGCCGGGCCACCGCGAAGCCGTGCTGCAACTGCTCAAGCCCAACAGCGGTTGA
- a CDS encoding VirK family protein, with product MHSLSASLLAAALFASASSASAATAGADDATLGSLTQIQRALDSGASVAVAIDLSQCTPTSGGATPSQTRGGLRIGAYRVTADGTLSFADDHVTVGRDGKPIQQFLRYQVHPDNTVDFTMFVFALPSYQQTGSTLGYRCAINQGLRFNVGY from the coding sequence ATGCACAGCCTGTCCGCCTCCCTGCTCGCCGCCGCCCTGTTCGCCAGCGCCAGCAGCGCTTCCGCCGCCACTGCCGGCGCCGACGATGCCACGCTCGGCTCGCTCACCCAGATCCAGCGCGCCCTGGACAGCGGCGCCTCGGTCGCCGTGGCGATCGACCTCAGCCAGTGCACGCCCACCTCCGGCGGCGCCACGCCCAGCCAGACCCGCGGCGGCCTGCGCATCGGCGCCTATCGCGTCACCGCCGACGGCACCCTGTCCTTCGCCGACGACCACGTCACCGTCGGCCGCGACGGCAAGCCGATCCAGCAGTTCCTGCGCTACCAGGTGCATCCGGACAACACCGTGGACTTCACCATGTTCGTGTTCGCCCTGCCCAGCTACCAGCAGACCGGCAGCACCCTCGGCTATCGCTGCGCGATCAACCAGGGCCTGCGCTTCAACGTGGGCTACTGA
- the rnr gene encoding ribonuclease R, translating into MTTRKSKSGKPGKSASSDAPTPDTPKKSRLPAWMPSFLRRGPKPPLQPLHPPLPPPAAAPDAAAPIQDPYAAREAERYAQPIASREAILQLLERCDGPQTLDELADQLGLTEPTRKEALSKRLGAMLREAQLVQNRRGGYAPLQQTNLIPGVVIANPDGFGFLRPDEGGDDLFLPPYEMRKVLHGDRALANVTGIDRRGRREGSIARVLERGLTRLIGRFSLEAGIAFVVPDDKRIQRNVQIPTDAVGEARDGQLVVCELTSAPDARRPPIGKIIAVLGDKLTPSLLVEAAIHGHELPYEFPQAVLDEAAAVPLTVEPAATKGRVDLRQTPLVTIDGADAKDFDDAVFCEPNADGFRLVVAIADVSHYVRPGTPLDTEAVKRATSVYFPGFVVPMLPETLSNGICSLNPKVDRMCFVCDMQIDRQGEVAGARFYEAVMNSHARLTYEQVWQAVGEKDAQVRKDVAAVLPQLERLHQLYQILAKARARRGAIEFETAEVRFVLDNTGEVTQAGMLVRNDAHKLIEECMIAANVAAARYLLETHIPAPFRVHERPPESKYADLLEFLKEFKLSLPAWSKVVPGDYTKLLKKVRERPDAALLESVLLRSQSMAVYSPDNAGHFGLALEAYAHFTSPIRRYPDLLVHRAIKYALTRGAPDKYLYAPREMAALALQCSERERRADEAEREVDERYRAAWMEKHVGGQFDGVVSGVTSFGLFVELDQSKVNGLIHVTQLPQDYYQFDATRKTLTGERRGREFRLGDRVRIVVLKASMEERKIDFRLVEEGSSAHEDLPPPPPRGQPAKRKKKKY; encoded by the coding sequence ATGACAACTCGCAAAAGCAAGTCCGGCAAGCCCGGCAAATCCGCGTCCAGCGACGCGCCCACCCCCGATACGCCGAAGAAATCGCGTCTGCCCGCCTGGATGCCCAGCTTCCTGCGCCGCGGCCCCAAGCCGCCGCTGCAACCGCTGCACCCGCCATTGCCACCGCCGGCGGCCGCACCCGATGCCGCCGCCCCGATCCAGGACCCCTATGCCGCACGCGAGGCGGAGCGCTATGCGCAGCCGATCGCCAGTCGCGAGGCGATCCTGCAATTGCTCGAACGCTGCGATGGCCCGCAGACCCTGGACGAACTGGCCGACCAGCTCGGCCTGACCGAGCCGACGCGCAAGGAAGCGCTGAGCAAGCGCCTGGGCGCGATGCTGCGCGAAGCACAACTGGTGCAGAACCGCCGCGGCGGCTACGCGCCGCTGCAGCAGACCAACCTGATCCCCGGCGTGGTGATCGCCAATCCGGACGGCTTCGGCTTCCTGCGTCCTGACGAAGGCGGCGACGATCTGTTCCTGCCGCCGTACGAGATGCGCAAGGTGCTGCATGGCGACCGTGCGCTGGCCAACGTCACCGGCATCGACCGCCGCGGCCGCCGCGAGGGCAGCATCGCGCGCGTGCTCGAGCGCGGCCTGACCCGCCTGATCGGCCGCTTCAGCCTGGAAGCCGGCATCGCCTTCGTGGTGCCGGACGACAAGCGCATCCAGCGCAACGTGCAGATCCCCACCGACGCCGTCGGCGAGGCCCGCGACGGGCAACTGGTGGTGTGCGAACTCACCTCTGCGCCGGACGCGCGGCGCCCGCCGATCGGCAAGATCATCGCGGTGCTTGGCGACAAGCTGACCCCGTCGCTGCTGGTGGAAGCGGCGATCCACGGCCACGAGCTGCCCTACGAATTCCCGCAGGCCGTGCTGGACGAAGCCGCGGCGGTGCCGCTGACGGTGGAGCCGGCCGCGACCAAGGGCCGCGTGGACCTGCGGCAGACGCCGCTGGTGACCATCGACGGTGCCGACGCCAAGGACTTCGACGACGCCGTGTTCTGCGAGCCCAACGCCGACGGTTTCCGCCTGGTGGTGGCGATCGCCGACGTGTCGCATTACGTGCGTCCGGGTACGCCGCTGGATACCGAGGCGGTCAAGCGTGCGACTTCGGTGTACTTCCCGGGCTTCGTGGTGCCGATGCTGCCGGAGACGCTGTCCAACGGTATCTGCTCGCTCAACCCCAAGGTCGACCGCATGTGCTTCGTCTGCGACATGCAGATCGATCGCCAGGGCGAGGTGGCCGGCGCACGCTTCTACGAGGCGGTGATGAACTCGCATGCGCGGCTCACCTACGAGCAGGTGTGGCAGGCGGTGGGCGAGAAAGACGCGCAGGTGCGCAAGGACGTGGCGGCGGTGCTGCCGCAGCTGGAGCGGCTGCATCAGCTGTACCAGATCCTGGCCAAGGCACGTGCGCGCCGCGGCGCGATCGAGTTCGAGACTGCCGAAGTGCGTTTCGTGCTCGACAACACCGGCGAAGTGACCCAGGCCGGCATGCTGGTGCGCAACGACGCGCACAAGCTGATCGAGGAATGCATGATCGCCGCCAACGTGGCCGCGGCGCGCTACTTGCTGGAAACGCACATTCCGGCGCCGTTCCGCGTGCACGAGCGCCCGCCGGAATCCAAGTACGCCGACCTGCTGGAGTTCCTCAAGGAATTCAAGCTGAGCCTGCCGGCGTGGAGCAAGGTGGTGCCGGGCGACTACACCAAGCTGCTGAAGAAGGTACGCGAGCGCCCGGACGCGGCGCTGCTGGAGTCGGTGCTGCTGCGCAGCCAGAGCATGGCGGTGTACTCGCCCGACAACGCCGGCCACTTCGGCCTGGCGCTGGAGGCCTACGCGCACTTCACCTCGCCGATCCGCCGTTATCCGGACCTGCTGGTGCACCGCGCGATCAAGTACGCGCTGACCCGCGGCGCGCCGGACAAGTACCTGTACGCGCCGCGCGAGATGGCGGCATTGGCGCTGCAGTGCTCCGAGCGCGAGCGCCGCGCCGACGAGGCCGAGCGCGAGGTCGACGAGCGCTACCGCGCCGCGTGGATGGAGAAGCACGTCGGCGGGCAGTTCGATGGCGTGGTCAGCGGCGTGACCAGCTTCGGCCTGTTCGTCGAGTTGGACCAGTCCAAGGTCAACGGCCTGATCCACGTGACCCAGTTGCCGCAGGACTATTACCAGTTCGACGCGACCCGCAAGACCCTGACTGGCGAGCGCCGCGGGCGCGAGTTCCGCTTGGGCGACCGCGTGCGCATCGTGGTGCTGAAGGCGAGCATGGAAGAGCGCAAGATCGACTTCCGGCTGGTCGAGGAAGGTTCATCGGCACACGAGGACTTGCCGCCGCCGCCGCCCCGCGGGCAGCCGGCCAAGCGCAAGAAAAAGAAGTACTGA
- a CDS encoding GFA family protein, translating to MEQEQYSGGCQCGAVRFRVRGQLHDASICHCRMCQKAFGAYYAPLVSTRGAELIWTRGAPKRFASSNLVQRGFCADCGTPLTYEAPDGTAVAAGAFDRPEALPPTIQFGIEAKLPFVDALHRLPATRTEGDLAAAPFLADVVSRQHPDHDTERWPG from the coding sequence ATGGAGCAGGAGCAGTACAGCGGCGGGTGCCAGTGCGGCGCGGTACGTTTCCGCGTCCGTGGACAGCTGCACGACGCCTCGATCTGCCACTGCAGGATGTGCCAGAAGGCGTTCGGTGCCTACTACGCGCCGCTGGTCTCCACCCGCGGTGCGGAACTGATCTGGACCCGCGGCGCGCCAAAGCGTTTCGCTTCGTCGAACCTGGTGCAGCGCGGCTTCTGCGCCGATTGCGGCACGCCGCTCACCTACGAAGCGCCGGATGGCACCGCGGTGGCCGCAGGTGCCTTCGATCGGCCGGAGGCCCTGCCGCCGACCATCCAGTTCGGCATCGAAGCGAAGCTGCCGTTCGTGGACGCGCTGCATCGACTGCCGGCGACCCGCACCGAGGGCGATCTGGCGGCCGCGCCGTTCCTGGCCGATGTCGTGTCGCGCCAGCATCCGGACCACGACACCGAGCGCTGGCCGGGCTGA
- the rlmB gene encoding 23S rRNA (guanosine(2251)-2'-O)-methyltransferase RlmB, with translation MSKQNQWIVGVNAVASSIENDADNVREVLVEAGSKNPRLQEIEENARRKGIDVRRVNTQALDGVGGSVRHQGVAARYAAARTWAESELEGLVSAAEGRALLLVLDGVQDPHNLGACLRSAAAAGVTAVVIPKDKSAPVNATVRKTSAGAADRLPIVAVTNLARCLRELQKQGVWIYGLAGEAETSLYAQDLRGNVALVLGGESDGLRRLTREHCDGLVRIPMPGEIESLNVSVAAGVTLFEAVRQRMG, from the coding sequence ATGAGCAAGCAGAACCAGTGGATCGTCGGCGTCAACGCCGTGGCCTCGTCGATCGAGAACGACGCGGACAACGTGCGCGAGGTGCTGGTGGAGGCGGGCAGCAAGAACCCGCGCCTGCAGGAGATCGAGGAGAACGCGCGGCGCAAGGGCATCGACGTGCGGCGGGTGAACACCCAGGCGCTGGACGGCGTCGGCGGCTCGGTGCGGCACCAGGGCGTGGCCGCGCGCTACGCCGCGGCGCGCACCTGGGCCGAGAGCGAACTGGAAGGCCTGGTCAGCGCCGCCGAGGGCCGCGCACTGCTGCTGGTGCTGGACGGCGTACAGGACCCGCACAACCTCGGCGCCTGCCTGCGCAGCGCCGCGGCGGCCGGGGTGACCGCGGTGGTGATTCCCAAGGACAAGTCGGCGCCGGTCAACGCCACCGTGCGCAAGACCTCGGCCGGCGCCGCCGACCGCCTGCCGATCGTGGCGGTGACCAACCTGGCGCGCTGCCTGCGCGAGCTGCAGAAGCAGGGCGTGTGGATCTACGGCCTGGCCGGCGAGGCCGAGACCTCGCTGTACGCGCAGGACCTGCGTGGCAATGTGGCACTGGTGTTGGGTGGCGAGTCCGATGGCCTGCGCCGGCTGACCCGCGAGCACTGCGACGGCCTGGTGCGCATCCCGATGCCGGGCGAGATCGAGAGCCTCAACGTCTCGGTCGCCGCGGGCGTGACCCTGTTCGAGGCGGTCCGTCAGCGCATGGGCTGA